From Sphingomonas hengshuiensis, one genomic window encodes:
- a CDS encoding nucleotidyltransferase domain-containing protein, with protein sequence MTAGEIATYLLGSCRSLEQFEAYMFGSALRGIGEDVDILVVGPGGEALLQLKRELRAAGEFLPLHVLYMLPSEERRTDFVARQKCVPLRRLMAAVES encoded by the coding sequence ATGACGGCGGGTGAGATAGCTACCTATCTGCTTGGTAGCTGTAGGTCACTGGAACAGTTTGAAGCGTACATGTTCGGTTCGGCGTTGCGCGGGATCGGCGAGGATGTCGACATTCTGGTCGTCGGGCCTGGCGGTGAGGCGCTTTTGCAGCTGAAGCGGGAGCTTCGGGCAGCAGGCGAGTTTCTGCCGCTCCACGTCCTTTACATGCTGCCCTCCGAGGAGCGGCGCACCGATTTCGTCGCGAGGCAAAAGTGTGTGCCTCTCAGGCGGTTGATGGCTGCCGTCGAGAGCTGA
- a CDS encoding DUF6118 family protein has product MGIHEPPVEADQTVQAFNDMSRKLAGLTAAVDGFAARQQELHARDYGPDLEKIRDGYDKVCGAINILAKRPAMTLTPQDVARQVEAAGTQARADDHRAWVGASQTLASTVRELKVMLASAHSAETQQLWIAGAAALALVVGFASGAAVPSLVAQLAPESWHWPEERAAAMLRRTPWDAGVRLMQVANPQQARALAEAARLSKDNADALTVCRERATQLSAPVKCSIDIQQAKLD; this is encoded by the coding sequence ATGGGTATACACGAACCTCCCGTAGAAGCGGACCAGACCGTCCAGGCGTTCAACGACATGTCGCGCAAGCTTGCGGGGCTGACTGCTGCGGTCGACGGCTTCGCCGCGCGACAGCAGGAACTGCATGCGCGTGACTATGGGCCGGACCTGGAGAAGATTCGCGACGGCTACGATAAGGTGTGCGGCGCGATCAACATCCTCGCCAAGCGCCCGGCGATGACGTTGACGCCGCAGGATGTCGCCAGGCAGGTTGAGGCGGCTGGCACGCAGGCGCGCGCGGACGATCATCGAGCCTGGGTCGGTGCTAGCCAGACCCTTGCCAGCACAGTCCGGGAATTGAAGGTGATGCTCGCGTCGGCCCATTCCGCGGAGACCCAGCAGCTGTGGATCGCGGGGGCAGCCGCTTTGGCACTAGTGGTAGGCTTTGCTTCCGGCGCTGCCGTTCCATCGCTAGTCGCTCAACTCGCGCCCGAGAGCTGGCATTGGCCAGAGGAACGGGCTGCAGCAATGCTCAGGCGCACACCTTGGGACGCGGGTGTGCGGCTCATGCAGGTTGCCAACCCTCAGCAGGCGCGTGCCCTGGCCGAGGCAGCGCGGCTTTCGAAGGACAACGCGGATGCGCTTACGGTATGCCGAGAACGCGCAACGCAGCTCAGTGCACCAGTGAAGTGCTCTATCGATATACAACAAGCAAAGCTCGATTGA
- a CDS encoding HEPN domain-containing protein produces MRTSLDHLPPAKQRELERVVQILFEEFGDAIAIATSDWKKQARILKVILYGSYARGGWVDEPHTAKGYQSDFDLLVIVNSDKLTDRVEFWSSAEDRLNRELAITKTLRTPVNFIVHTLQEVNDGLAHGRYFFMDVARDGIALYESEPGELHQPKPKTPPQALSMAREYFEEWFPSAMKRFEIARFDISKGFLKDAAFDLHQTAERLYHCVLLVCTFYTPHTHNLGFLRTQAERIDPRLVDAWPRDQRGDRSRFEKLKEAYVKARYSKHYRITAEELAWLGERVEVLGQAVQVICEERITALERAAAA; encoded by the coding sequence ATGAGGACCAGCCTCGATCATCTGCCCCCGGCCAAACAGCGCGAGTTGGAGCGCGTCGTCCAAATCCTGTTCGAGGAATTTGGCGACGCGATTGCCATCGCCACGTCGGACTGGAAGAAGCAGGCGCGCATCCTCAAGGTCATCCTCTACGGCAGCTATGCGCGCGGGGGATGGGTCGACGAGCCGCACACCGCCAAGGGCTACCAGTCCGACTTCGATCTGCTGGTGATCGTCAACAGCGACAAGCTGACCGACCGGGTAGAGTTCTGGTCAAGCGCGGAGGACCGGCTCAACCGCGAGCTTGCGATCACGAAGACGCTGCGCACGCCAGTCAATTTCATCGTGCACACCCTGCAGGAGGTGAATGACGGGCTGGCGCACGGCCGGTATTTCTTCATGGACGTCGCCCGCGACGGGATCGCGCTTTACGAGAGCGAGCCGGGCGAACTGCACCAGCCGAAACCGAAGACACCGCCGCAGGCGCTGTCGATGGCGCGGGAATACTTCGAGGAGTGGTTCCCCTCTGCAATGAAGCGCTTCGAAATCGCCCGTTTCGACATCTCGAAAGGCTTCCTGAAGGACGCCGCGTTCGACCTGCATCAGACTGCTGAGCGCCTTTACCACTGTGTGCTGCTCGTCTGCACTTTCTACACGCCACACACGCACAATCTGGGCTTTCTGCGCACCCAGGCCGAGCGCATCGACCCGCGTCTGGTCGACGCGTGGCCGCGCGATCAGCGCGGCGACCGTTCGCGGTTCGAGAAGCTCAAAGAAGCCTATGTGAAGGCGCGCTATTCGAAGCACTACCGGATCACCGCCGAGGAACTGGCGTGGCTGGGCGAGCGCGTCGAGGTGCTGGGCCAGGCGGTGCAGGTGATCTGCGAAGAGCGCATCACCGCGCTGGAGCGTGCAGCCGCCGCATGA
- the traA gene encoding Ti-type conjugative transfer relaxase TraA: MAIYHFSAKIISRASGSSALAAAAYRSASRLHDQRLDRHHDFSNKAGVVHSEVLLPDGAPEHLTDREKLWNAVEAVELRKDAQLAREIEFAIPRELNQAEGIRLAREFVQAEFVNRGMVADLNVHWDIGADGEVKPHAHVMLGLREVDADGFGKKNRDWNRTDLLEKWRERWAEHVNARLAELDIDARVDHRSLEAQGIDLEPQHKIGPAAARMADQGLASERLEEHHEIARANGEKLVASPALALDAITRTQATFTTRDLAMFVHRHSEGKEQFDQVMAAVRAAPELVKLGKDGRGEDRFTSREMIETEARLERATVKLDASRRHGVDEQHRKLALARAEMRGLVLSSEQRSAFDHVTSGTDLGVVVGYAGTGKSAMLGVAREAWESAGYQLQGLALSGIAAENLESGSGIVSRTIASIEHQWRQGRELLTDRSILVIDEAGMIGTRQMERVIAEAEKRHAKVVLVGDPEQLQAIEAGAAFRSVAERHGAIEITDIRRQREDWQRLATRQLATGRTAEALEAYAGASMVVDSDTRVEARSALIERWDRERIADPAASRMILTHTNQECDELNALARDAMKRGGALDTDIAVETTRGARLFGAGDRVMFLRNERSLGVKNGSLGTIEQVDHARMAVRLDDGRQVAFDHKNYGDVTHGYAATVHKAQGVTVDRVHVLATPGLDRHAAYVALSRHRDAVQLHYGRDDFADQGKLARTLARDRPKDNALDYDAAAERFALRRGVERSRILDTLAKEPLVELERSATPPTPRRGMFDGLRLSIPEPERQPTKLRFDGLKLSVPSAAPEASATHKLERAVEGYARAVQDAGRMTGRGHAPLEYQKAALARTAEAINALHPHDARDLYAAFERTPGLVSEAANGRTANAIRQMQLEAEVRTNPELRADRFVQAWQQLQARRGKLSGWDNEEKRAGVENAMRSMAKGLEKDPALGAALSRRGSQLFGRQWSPEWTPGSRDGGVSRALGDDVRTRSVIRQLTFSIDRDRGLGIGM; encoded by the coding sequence ATGGCGATCTACCATTTCTCGGCCAAGATCATCAGCCGCGCCAGCGGGTCCTCGGCGCTGGCCGCTGCCGCCTATCGCTCGGCATCGCGGCTGCACGATCAGCGGCTCGATCGGCATCATGATTTCTCGAACAAGGCCGGCGTCGTGCATTCTGAAGTGCTGCTGCCGGACGGCGCACCCGAGCATCTCACCGATCGGGAGAAGCTGTGGAATGCGGTCGAAGCCGTCGAGCTTCGCAAGGACGCGCAACTCGCCCGCGAGATCGAATTTGCGATCCCACGCGAACTGAACCAGGCCGAGGGCATTCGGCTCGCGCGCGAGTTCGTCCAAGCAGAGTTCGTGAACCGCGGCATGGTCGCCGATCTCAATGTGCATTGGGATATCGGCGCCGATGGCGAAGTGAAGCCGCACGCGCATGTCATGCTTGGCCTGCGCGAGGTGGATGCGGACGGGTTCGGCAAGAAGAACCGCGACTGGAACCGCACCGACCTTCTGGAGAAATGGCGCGAGCGCTGGGCGGAACACGTCAATGCGCGGCTGGCCGAATTGGACATCGACGCGCGCGTCGATCACCGGTCACTGGAAGCGCAGGGGATCGACCTCGAACCGCAGCACAAGATCGGTCCGGCGGCGGCCCGAATGGCCGACCAGGGGCTCGCGTCCGAACGGCTGGAAGAGCATCACGAGATCGCGCGTGCCAATGGCGAGAAGCTGGTCGCCAGTCCCGCGCTGGCGCTCGACGCGATCACCCGCACCCAGGCGACCTTCACCACGCGCGATCTGGCGATGTTCGTGCATCGCCATAGCGAAGGGAAGGAGCAGTTCGATCAGGTGATGGCGGCAGTGCGCGCTGCGCCCGAGCTGGTGAAGCTGGGCAAGGACGGACGCGGCGAAGATCGCTTCACCAGCCGTGAGATGATCGAGACCGAAGCGCGGCTGGAGCGCGCGACGGTGAAGCTCGACGCCAGCCGCCGCCACGGCGTGGACGAGCAGCATCGCAAGCTCGCACTGGCACGCGCCGAGATGCGCGGGCTGGTACTGTCGAGCGAGCAACGCAGCGCCTTCGATCATGTCACCAGCGGCACGGACCTTGGCGTGGTGGTGGGCTATGCCGGTACCGGCAAATCGGCGATGCTCGGCGTTGCCCGCGAGGCATGGGAGAGCGCCGGCTATCAGTTGCAGGGCTTGGCGCTGTCCGGCATCGCCGCCGAGAATTTGGAGAGCGGCTCGGGCATCGTGTCGCGCACCATCGCCAGTATCGAGCATCAATGGAGGCAGGGGCGCGAACTACTGACCGACCGGTCGATCCTCGTGATCGATGAGGCTGGCATGATTGGCACACGCCAGATGGAGCGAGTGATTGCCGAAGCCGAGAAGCGCCACGCCAAGGTGGTGCTGGTCGGCGATCCCGAGCAGTTGCAGGCGATCGAGGCGGGGGCGGCGTTCCGCTCTGTCGCCGAGCGGCACGGTGCGATCGAGATCACCGACATTCGCCGGCAGCGCGAAGACTGGCAGCGGCTGGCGACGCGGCAGCTCGCAACTGGCCGTACGGCTGAGGCGCTGGAAGCCTATGCCGGGGCCAGCATGGTCGTCGACTCGGACACGCGAGTCGAGGCGCGATCGGCGTTGATAGAGCGTTGGGACCGCGAGCGGATCGCCGATCCGGCGGCCTCGCGCATGATTCTCACCCACACCAACCAAGAATGCGATGAACTGAATGCGCTGGCCCGGGATGCGATGAAACGCGGTGGAGCATTAGATACTGATATTGCTGTCGAAACCACGCGCGGAGCACGCTTGTTCGGGGCCGGCGACAGGGTCATGTTCCTGCGCAACGAACGTAGCCTGGGTGTGAAGAATGGTAGTCTCGGCACCATCGAACAGGTCGATCATGCCCGCATGGCGGTGCGGCTCGACGATGGTCGTCAGGTCGCCTTCGACCACAAGAACTATGGCGACGTCACCCATGGCTATGCCGCCACGGTCCACAAGGCGCAGGGTGTCACCGTCGACCGGGTGCATGTGCTGGCGACGCCGGGGCTCGACCGTCACGCTGCCTATGTCGCGCTGTCGCGGCACCGCGATGCGGTGCAGCTTCATTATGGCCGCGACGACTTCGCCGACCAGGGCAAGCTCGCCCGCACCCTGGCGCGCGACCGGCCCAAGGACAATGCCCTTGATTATGATGCTGCTGCCGAGCGCTTCGCCTTGCGGCGCGGCGTCGAACGGTCGCGTATCCTCGATACGCTTGCCAAAGAGCCGCTCGTCGAACTGGAGCGCAGCGCGACTCCACCGACGCCACGTCGCGGCATGTTCGACGGGTTGCGCCTATCCATCCCCGAACCCGAGCGACAGCCGACAAAGCTGCGTTTCGATGGGCTCAAACTGTCGGTGCCATCGGCTGCGCCGGAGGCATCCGCAACCCATAAGCTGGAGCGGGCCGTCGAAGGCTATGCGCGTGCCGTGCAGGATGCAGGTCGCATGACCGGGCGGGGCCATGCGCCGCTCGAATACCAAAAGGCGGCGCTTGCGCGCACTGCCGAGGCGATCAACGCGCTACATCCCCACGACGCTCGCGATCTCTATGCCGCGTTCGAGCGGACGCCGGGTCTGGTCAGCGAAGCGGCCAACGGCCGCACCGCCAATGCCATTCGCCAGATGCAGCTCGAAGCCGAAGTGCGCACCAATCCCGAGCTGCGCGCAGACCGGTTCGTTCAGGCCTGGCAGCAGTTGCAGGCGCGGCGGGGCAAGCTGAGCGGCTGGGATAATGAAGAGAAGCGCGCTGGTGTCGAGAACGCCATGCGGTCGATGGCGAAGGGGCTGGAGAAAGACCCCGCGCTGGGGGCCGCGCTCAGTCGCAGGGGGAGCCAGCTCTTCGGCCGGCAATGGTCGCCGGAATGGACGCCGGGCAGCCGCGACGGTGGCGTCAGTCGGGCGCTTGGCGACGATGTTCGCACGCGCTCGGTCATCCGCCAGCTCACCTTCTCGATCGATCGTGATCGGGGCCTTGGGATTGGAATGTAG
- a CDS encoding conjugal transfer protein TraD — translation MKRRERTRQLIELGGLVAKAGLVELTDDDRAVLFGVMVEAAATLQGEHRDEVLTLWRRRGRRAFADSDTEL, via the coding sequence GTGAAGCGCCGCGAACGAACGCGTCAGCTGATCGAACTGGGCGGCCTGGTTGCGAAAGCCGGGCTGGTCGAACTCACCGACGATGATCGCGCCGTGCTGTTCGGTGTGATGGTCGAAGCCGCCGCCACGTTGCAGGGCGAACATCGCGACGAGGTGCTGACCCTCTGGCGACGGCGCGGGCGGCGTGCTTTCGCCGACAGCGACACAGAGCTATGA
- a CDS encoding sigma factor-like helix-turn-helix DNA-binding protein, producing MMRWLRLRRMRRAFRAMPERDRAIFGSVRFDDRNYVETAELHGCTGEEVEHTIARVLIALGRAERGEQS from the coding sequence ATGATGCGCTGGCTTCGTCTGCGGCGGATGCGTCGCGCCTTTCGCGCAATGCCCGAGCGTGATCGGGCTATCTTCGGATCGGTGCGGTTCGATGACCGGAATTACGTCGAAACGGCCGAGTTGCATGGCTGCACGGGGGAAGAGGTCGAGCACACCATTGCCCGCGTGCTGATCGCGCTCGGCCGGGCGGAGCGGGGCGAACAGTCATGA
- a CDS encoding ABC-three component system protein, with product MTDHSAADSASGYLYQCRYALLAALRRQDVTPGLEVSIECFDDISFSVEGSPVELLQSKHSLRPKAMGDMAQQFWNTIGIWTKRVIDHPAELGKVRLSFVTTATLGPDTAVSLLRPDPKVRDVVGAATKLAVSAAKSKNAKVAWAARLFLEQTPEMRERILDMVEMLDASPTIVDVSSDIASSVKRACRPEHLAVFVERLEGWWFGIVIDALSAPGGKLIPVSLIDSKVDDLREEFGPERLPLDYGGADPSAEAVGLLENRPFVEQLKLIGLGSTGQKMAIFDYFRAREQRSRWARDGLLRQNELTDYGRRLTDHWQRRRGVAEARVKAGMSDAELADIGMDVFSTTTNNCIPIREVSEAYVSQGSYHMLSDERRIGWHPEFTERLGRAGAGGGDEPGVE from the coding sequence GTGACGGATCATTCGGCGGCAGATTCAGCGAGCGGCTACCTCTATCAGTGCCGATATGCGCTCCTTGCGGCTCTGAGGCGACAGGATGTCACGCCCGGTCTGGAAGTGTCGATCGAATGCTTCGACGACATATCCTTCTCGGTGGAAGGATCACCCGTGGAGCTGCTGCAGTCAAAGCACAGCCTGAGGCCCAAGGCGATGGGCGACATGGCGCAGCAGTTCTGGAACACCATCGGCATCTGGACGAAGCGGGTGATCGACCATCCCGCCGAGCTCGGGAAGGTGCGATTGAGCTTCGTCACCACGGCCACGCTGGGTCCCGACACGGCCGTGTCACTCCTTCGGCCCGACCCGAAGGTGCGCGACGTGGTCGGTGCCGCCACGAAGCTGGCGGTTTCCGCAGCGAAATCGAAGAACGCCAAGGTCGCGTGGGCCGCGAGGCTGTTCCTGGAGCAGACGCCCGAGATGCGAGAGCGGATACTCGACATGGTCGAGATGCTCGATGCCTCGCCGACGATCGTCGACGTATCCAGTGACATCGCATCGAGCGTGAAGCGCGCCTGCCGCCCCGAGCATCTCGCGGTGTTCGTCGAGCGCTTGGAGGGGTGGTGGTTCGGGATCGTGATCGATGCGCTGTCGGCCCCGGGCGGCAAGCTGATACCCGTATCGCTGATTGACTCTAAGGTGGATGATCTGCGCGAGGAGTTCGGGCCGGAGCGCCTTCCGCTCGACTACGGAGGGGCGGACCCGTCCGCTGAGGCCGTCGGCCTTCTGGAGAACCGTCCCTTCGTGGAGCAGCTAAAGCTCATCGGCCTCGGATCCACTGGCCAGAAGATGGCGATCTTCGACTATTTCCGCGCTAGGGAGCAGCGGTCCCGCTGGGCGCGAGACGGACTGCTGAGGCAGAATGAGCTCACGGATTACGGTCGCCGGCTGACTGACCATTGGCAGCGCCGCAGGGGCGTCGCTGAAGCCCGCGTCAAGGCGGGCATGTCAGATGCGGAACTGGCGGACATCGGCATGGACGTGTTCTCCACCACGACCAACAACTGCATTCCGATACGGGAGGTCAGCGAGGCGTACGTGTCTCAGGGATCCTACCACATGCTTTCGGACGAGCGGCGGATCGGCTGGCATCCCGAATTTACTGAAAGACTGGGCCGCGCTGGCGCGGGAGGTGGCGATGAACCCGGCGTGGAGTGA
- a CDS encoding HNH endonuclease, giving the protein MAERKAIPMETRLRLFSGASGHCQKPDCLEPLFPIEMGGDKHIAEMAHVIPHGQAGPRHEDRPDGNFDPDAFENLILLCPTCHTKIDKDPDSFPRNILLDWKENHLANLAAKQGIRTYDDRAEVRAAVAGIMAENKAIWSKFAPEHGSDFEYDPESEAAKGWSQRMRSVILPNHYRAQAIIKANLGLATEGERRTFAEYQEHVRGLSERHVCGVSGRAIRFPEAMEGLFS; this is encoded by the coding sequence ATGGCAGAGCGTAAGGCCATACCAATGGAGACAAGACTTCGGCTATTTTCTGGAGCATCCGGTCATTGTCAGAAGCCGGATTGTCTTGAACCATTGTTTCCAATCGAGATGGGCGGTGACAAGCATATCGCTGAAATGGCCCACGTCATTCCACATGGTCAGGCAGGGCCACGTCACGAAGACCGGCCCGACGGCAACTTCGATCCTGATGCGTTCGAGAACCTTATCCTGCTTTGTCCGACGTGCCACACGAAGATCGACAAAGATCCTGATAGCTTTCCCCGCAACATCCTTCTGGATTGGAAGGAGAACCACCTTGCCAACTTAGCCGCAAAGCAAGGTATCAGGACTTATGACGATCGCGCCGAAGTGAGAGCGGCGGTCGCTGGGATCATGGCCGAGAACAAGGCTATCTGGAGTAAATTCGCTCCGGAGCATGGGTCGGACTTTGAATATGATCCAGAGTCTGAGGCTGCGAAAGGGTGGAGCCAACGGATGCGGAGCGTGATCCTGCCCAACCACTATCGCGCTCAAGCGATTATCAAAGCCAACCTGGGACTCGCCACAGAGGGCGAACGTCGGACCTTTGCGGAGTATCAGGAGCATGTTCGCGGCCTGTCGGAACGCCATGTCTGCGGCGTCTCCGGGCGGGCGATCCGTTTCCCCGAAGCGATGGAAGGTCTGTTCTCGTGA
- a CDS encoding HU family DNA-binding protein: MNNADLADRVSEAHGLTKADARKLVDGIFAAITEAAAAGEEVSLNGFGKFKVKESAAREGRNPSTGEAIQIAASKKLAFTPAKAVKDKLNG, encoded by the coding sequence ATGAACAATGCCGATCTCGCCGACCGCGTTTCCGAAGCCCACGGCCTCACCAAGGCCGATGCGCGCAAGCTGGTTGACGGCATTTTTGCCGCCATCACCGAGGCGGCAGCAGCCGGCGAGGAAGTGTCGCTGAACGGCTTCGGCAAGTTCAAGGTTAAGGAAAGCGCCGCGCGCGAGGGCCGTAATCCGTCCACCGGCGAAGCGATTCAGATTGCAGCGTCGAAGAAGCTCGCCTTCACGCCCGCCAAGGCCGTGAAAGACAAGCTCAACGGCTGA
- a CDS encoding YbaK/EbsC family protein translates to MGIEAVRAFLEARAPDISIIEQASSTATVLEAAATLGVLPGQIAKTLSLRVGEAVVLVVTAGDYRLDNRKVKDAMGSRPRMLASEDVEQLTGHPVGGVCPFGLPTPLPIYCDISLRQFDSVYPAAGSRTASARITPERLADLVGAIWADLCSPPS, encoded by the coding sequence ATGGGGATCGAGGCCGTCCGTGCTTTTTTGGAGGCGCGGGCACCCGACATTTCGATCATCGAACAGGCTTCGAGCACCGCAACGGTGCTCGAAGCTGCCGCCACGCTTGGCGTGCTGCCGGGGCAGATCGCCAAGACCCTCTCGCTGCGGGTGGGTGAAGCAGTAGTGCTGGTCGTGACGGCCGGCGATTACCGGCTCGACAATCGCAAGGTGAAGGACGCGATGGGAAGTCGTCCGCGCATGCTTGCCTCCGAGGACGTGGAGCAGCTCACGGGCCATCCGGTTGGCGGCGTCTGCCCATTCGGACTGCCCACGCCGTTGCCGATCTATTGCGACATTTCGCTACGCCAGTTCGACAGCGTGTACCCTGCGGCCGGATCGCGCACGGCATCGGCGCGGATCACGCCCGAACGGCTTGCGGACCTGGTGGGCGCGATCTGGGCCGATCTCTGTTCGCCGCCGTCATAG
- a CDS encoding conjugal transfer protein TraD, with protein MIIPRCFTTFALIDAVPKSTKHQSSTTEVSMRKPRDFESELKALDSKARQLKQAKLQQLAELVVATGADVLPIDQLAGALLAAVSASDMIAREDWRQRGAAFFLRQGKARGGARSRAASAAATDSGTAPAGSAAGAE; from the coding sequence ATGATCATCCCAAGATGTTTCACGACATTTGCGCTGATCGACGCAGTTCCTAAATCCACCAAACATCAGTCATCAACTACGGAGGTTTCGATGCGCAAACCACGGGACTTTGAGTCGGAACTGAAGGCGCTCGACAGCAAGGCGCGGCAGCTTAAACAAGCCAAACTCCAGCAGCTCGCCGAGCTGGTGGTCGCGACGGGTGCCGATGTGCTGCCGATCGATCAGCTGGCGGGCGCGTTGCTCGCCGCTGTCAGCGCGTCCGATATGATCGCACGGGAGGACTGGCGCCAGCGTGGCGCGGCCTTCTTTCTGCGGCAGGGAAAAGCGCGCGGCGGCGCTCGTTCGCGTGCGGCATCGGCTGCGGCAACTGACAGCGGCACGGCGCCGGCTGGAAGCGCAGCGGGCGCGGAATGA